Proteins from a genomic interval of Lacticaseibacillus pabuli:
- the helD gene encoding RNA polymerase recycling motor HelD has protein sequence MTVIDHTEAGFLPISRAAEQLRVDAVRNRIATRLHDVATEIERAHKETTRIERSYGESTKVNITEIDDAMETNAAVQQQKQMVARSVENEQILGREQKVLRRLQPSPYFGRIDVVDPDGKESLYIGTGSMQDEDGEFLVYDWRAPIAGVYYNGVLGPVTYDTPGGKRRVELARKRQFRIQKGKITNLFDASETIGDAMLQDVLGQESGEQMQNIVATIQREQNSIIRDTTSQLLIVQGAAGSGKTAAILQRVAYLLYHDRHSLTSDQLLMFSPNRMFAGYISEVLPSLGEKNMIQTTLSEFLELRHAGIAVQSLFERYEIDQDGVPAATAAMRAHKESAAYMNAVREYALHAPHLHFIDIELDGRVFFSKETMAKIYHEQPQAMSAADKFAAVRKTLMRRLNLRIKMEASSDWVDDAMAGLTESQVRRYTKGEQFATGEDEVTAVARAVVAEKFAPVYTALYDDYFIDIYAQYRAFLDQHEQDVTTPDVWAEMARAYSRDVERHKLLLADAAPILYLRDLLTGSGENHAVKAVFIDEMQDYSPALLMYVHHAFPNANMTLLGDREQDVFGSSYKHGDATAAIAAAFPRLRSRVLELNRAYRSSRQITDFATALLPKNPGIQAFSRDGVMPRLELAPRSQLNQRLVQRAAELRARHPRVAIITRSAKEAAGLTLQLNEQAPELKAQLLDANATGVGTGLMVLPVYLAKGLEFDACIAWQVDQEHYGPKDGLILYTVATRAQHELLLLGTDTPDLLQGPIHAGLLVTNGTPDAAKLAPSD, from the coding sequence ATGACAGTGATTGATCACACAGAAGCAGGATTCTTGCCAATTAGCCGCGCCGCAGAACAACTACGGGTCGATGCGGTCCGCAACCGGATTGCCACGCGACTGCACGATGTGGCGACTGAAATTGAGCGTGCTCACAAGGAAACCACCCGGATTGAGCGGTCTTACGGCGAAAGCACCAAGGTCAACATCACCGAAATCGATGACGCGATGGAAACCAACGCCGCCGTCCAGCAGCAAAAGCAGATGGTCGCCCGTTCCGTTGAAAACGAGCAGATTCTCGGCCGTGAACAAAAGGTCCTGCGCCGCCTGCAGCCATCCCCGTACTTTGGCCGCATCGACGTCGTAGATCCTGACGGCAAAGAGAGCCTTTATATAGGTACAGGTTCGATGCAGGACGAAGACGGCGAGTTCCTCGTCTACGATTGGCGCGCCCCGATTGCCGGCGTCTACTACAACGGTGTGCTCGGTCCCGTCACCTACGACACGCCAGGCGGCAAGCGCCGCGTCGAGCTCGCCCGCAAGCGCCAGTTCCGCATCCAAAAAGGCAAGATTACCAACCTATTTGATGCCAGCGAAACCATCGGCGACGCCATGCTCCAAGACGTCCTTGGTCAGGAATCCGGCGAGCAGATGCAAAACATCGTCGCCACCATTCAGCGCGAGCAAAACAGCATCATTCGCGACACGACGAGTCAGCTATTAATTGTCCAAGGTGCCGCTGGATCTGGCAAGACCGCCGCGATTCTGCAGCGGGTCGCCTACCTGCTCTACCACGACCGCCACTCACTCACGTCCGACCAGCTCCTGATGTTCAGCCCGAACCGCATGTTTGCCGGCTACATCAGCGAGGTGCTCCCGAGCCTCGGCGAAAAGAACATGATTCAAACGACCCTCAGCGAATTTCTCGAGCTCCGTCACGCCGGCATCGCCGTGCAAAGCCTGTTCGAACGCTATGAAATCGACCAAGATGGTGTGCCTGCCGCCACCGCCGCGATGCGTGCCCACAAGGAAAGTGCCGCCTACATGAACGCCGTCCGCGAATACGCCCTGCACGCACCGCACCTGCACTTCATCGACATCGAACTCGACGGTCGCGTCTTCTTTAGTAAGGAAACCATGGCCAAGATTTACCACGAGCAGCCGCAAGCCATGAGCGCCGCGGACAAGTTCGCTGCCGTGCGTAAGACCTTGATGCGCCGCCTCAACTTGCGCATCAAGATGGAAGCCAGTAGCGACTGGGTTGACGATGCCATGGCCGGTTTAACTGAATCACAAGTCCGCCGCTACACCAAGGGCGAACAGTTTGCGACCGGTGAAGACGAAGTGACCGCCGTGGCCCGGGCCGTTGTGGCTGAAAAGTTTGCGCCCGTCTACACCGCGCTTTACGACGATTACTTCATCGATATCTATGCGCAGTACCGTGCCTTCCTGGATCAACACGAGCAGGACGTGACCACGCCTGATGTGTGGGCTGAAATGGCCCGCGCCTACTCCCGCGATGTCGAGCGTCACAAACTACTGCTGGCAGATGCCGCGCCAATCTTGTACCTGCGCGACCTCCTGACGGGTAGTGGCGAGAACCACGCCGTCAAAGCCGTCTTCATCGATGAAATGCAGGACTACTCACCGGCCCTGCTGATGTACGTTCACCACGCCTTCCCCAATGCCAACATGACACTGCTCGGCGACCGTGAACAGGACGTCTTCGGCAGCAGCTACAAGCACGGCGACGCGACGGCGGCGATTGCCGCCGCCTTTCCGCGCTTGCGTAGCCGCGTGCTGGAACTCAACCGCGCCTACCGTAGCAGTCGCCAAATCACCGACTTTGCGACCGCGCTACTGCCAAAGAACCCGGGCATCCAGGCCTTCTCCCGTGATGGCGTCATGCCACGGCTGGAACTTGCGCCACGGAGCCAGCTTAACCAGCGCCTCGTGCAACGTGCCGCTGAGCTCCGCGCCCGGCATCCCCGCGTTGCCATCATCACGCGTTCAGCCAAAGAAGCTGCGGGGTTGACCTTGCAGCTGAACGAACAGGCACCCGAACTGAAGGCCCAACTGCTGGACGCAAACGCAACGGGCGTCGGCACCGGGTTAATGGTCCTGCCGGTTTACCTCGCCAAGGGACTGGAATTCGATGCGTGCATCGCCTGGCAAGTTGATCAAGAACATTACGGTCCCAAAGACGGACTGATTCTCTACACCGTCGCCACGCGGGCCCAGCACGAACTGCTCCTACTCGGCACCGACACGCCAGACTTGCTGCAGGGCCCCATTCACGCCGGTCTGCTCGTCACGAACGGTACACCTGATGCCGCCAAGCTTGCACCTTCAGACTAA
- a CDS encoding CPBP family intramembrane glutamic endopeptidase gives MRKNVLQRLVTVAAALVFYVIADIITLLPSQLKWDGATLFGIAFGILTFGGLIIWLWGRYRKFTEDVTPPDDMGRWHWRDVWSKVKGMLPGLLIMVVIQVISSLLITNHIIHESSNQTAIDALLKGNEWTMALETILLAPIVEELIFRGLLMNLAFAERNRATQTFNIILSAGAFSLAHGPSNIVDFLLYGGLGLGLAVTYARTKDLRCGIGLHILNNLIAFI, from the coding sequence ATGAGAAAGAATGTTCTGCAGCGCTTAGTCACTGTCGCCGCGGCGCTCGTGTTTTACGTCATTGCGGATATCATCACGCTATTGCCCAGCCAGTTAAAGTGGGACGGCGCCACACTCTTCGGTATCGCGTTTGGAATTCTGACTTTTGGCGGCCTCATCATATGGCTGTGGGGGCGCTACCGCAAATTTACCGAAGACGTCACACCGCCCGACGACATGGGTCGCTGGCATTGGCGCGATGTGTGGAGCAAGGTAAAGGGGATGCTGCCAGGGCTTCTCATCATGGTCGTCATTCAGGTCATCTCCTCACTCTTGATTACGAACCACATCATCCACGAGTCAAGCAACCAGACGGCCATCGACGCGCTGCTTAAAGGCAACGAATGGACCATGGCGCTCGAAACCATTCTGTTGGCACCAATTGTTGAGGAACTGATTTTCCGCGGCTTGCTGATGAACTTGGCATTTGCTGAACGCAACCGCGCAACGCAGACGTTCAATATTATCCTGAGTGCCGGCGCGTTTTCCCTTGCACACGGACCAAGTAATATCGTGGACTTCCTATTGTATGGCGGCCTCGGTTTGGGCTTGGCAGTGACCTATGCCCGCACGAAAGATTTGCGCTGCGGGATTGGACTGCATATCTTGAATAATCTGATTGCGTTTATATAG
- a CDS encoding Fic family protein: MLVRGANGEDAGNIRHVNVKVAMTDEDYVPPILDSDTTKRQFATIINRTESWTMKAINLMLVISKMQWFLDGNKRTGLIAANALLYQHNAGILTIPDSKFHWYMSYLKKYYATGNVAIKNWLYDNAIFGM, encoded by the coding sequence TTGCTAGTTCGTGGTGCGAACGGTGAAGATGCTGGGAATATTCGGCACGTCAACGTGAAAGTTGCGATGACTGATGAGGATTACGTTCCGCCAATTTTGGACTCGGATACGACTAAGCGGCAGTTTGCGACAATTATTAATCGCACAGAGTCTTGGACAATGAAGGCAATTAATCTCATGCTGGTTATTTCGAAGATGCAGTGGTTCTTGGATGGCAACAAGCGGACTGGGCTAATTGCTGCAAATGCGTTGTTATACCAGCACAACGCGGGCATTCTGACGATTCCAGATAGTAAGTTTCACTGGTACATGTCATATTTGAAGAAATATTATGCGACGGGGAATGTCGCAATCAAGAATTGGTTGTACGATAATGCAATTTTCGGTATGTAA
- a CDS encoding HAD-IIB family hydrolase codes for MPFNIVTATSEVITRDRDVGAITALQAVENSTGILVRDPDNLPDGVQAIKGVFCGEETMLDQAEAGVRATFGAQYEVIRAGRPFLELMDKGVNKGSGAAHLATHLGLTADEVMAFGDEDNDVAMFDYAGLAVAMGNGNDAAKAHADYVTASNDDDGLARALQKFVL; via the coding sequence GTGCCGTTTAACATCGTGACCGCGACGAGTGAGGTGATTACGCGGGACCGTGACGTGGGGGCGATTACGGCGCTGCAGGCGGTTGAAAATTCAACGGGGATTCTAGTACGTGATCCAGATAACTTGCCGGATGGTGTGCAGGCCATTAAGGGTGTGTTCTGCGGCGAAGAAACGATGCTTGATCAAGCAGAAGCAGGCGTCAGAGCCACGTTTGGTGCGCAGTATGAAGTCATACGCGCTGGACGGCCGTTCCTCGAGCTGATGGATAAAGGTGTGAACAAGGGGAGCGGGGCGGCACACCTTGCGACGCATCTGGGATTGACCGCTGATGAGGTCATGGCATTCGGGGATGAAGACAATGACGTGGCCATGTTTGATTACGCCGGACTGGCAGTTGCAATGGGTAACGGCAATGATGCTGCCAAAGCCCATGCCGACTATGTCACGGCCAGCAACGATGATGATGGGTTAGCCCGCGCTTTGCAGAAGTTTGTGCTGTGA
- a CDS encoding HAD hydrolase family protein, giving the protein MAIKLVTIDIDDTLLNSKGEIMPTTHAAIKAAMAKGVQGCKLICGSSR; this is encoded by the coding sequence ATGGCAATTAAACTAGTGACCATTGATATTGATGATACCTTGCTGAACAGCAAGGGCGAGATTATGCCAACCACGCACGCCGCAATTAAAGCCGCAATGGCAAAGGGTGTGCAGGGGTGCAAACTTATCTGCGGCAGCTCGAGATGA
- the lacG gene encoding 6-phospho-beta-galactosidase produces the protein MTMLNRVKALPKGFVWGGATAAYQVEGATTVDGKGKTMWDDYLKAQGRFSPDPASDFYHKYPEDIGLAKKYGLNAIRVSIAWTRIFPKGYGEPNQAGVAYYHKLFKTAIDAGVTPYVSLHHFDEPKTLFDDGDWLNRKNIDYFVDYAKFCFTEFPEVKNWFTINELISLATGQYIVGNFPPNHHFDVTSSIQAQHNELLAHARVVNLYKSMHLDGRIGLIHVLNPVYPITDTPENKHAAALYDAFLNRFLLDGTFLGEYTPETMSLINEILDANDAHLDIEDGDMAILKKASTQNDYFGMNYYQSQFIQAYDGPSGNHFNGTGKKGSSSFSFHGVGQIVPNPDVPTTDWDWNIYPEGLYDLLKRMKREYPNCKTIYITENGMGYKDEFDGTDKVIDDSPRIDFVDQHVAAVLKARDEGVDVQGYFIWSLQDQFSWANGYNKRYGLFYVDFKTQKRYIKKSAEWYKELADTMK, from the coding sequence ATGACAATGTTAAATCGCGTTAAGGCCTTACCAAAAGGATTTGTTTGGGGCGGTGCGACTGCGGCTTACCAAGTCGAAGGTGCCACAACCGTTGACGGCAAGGGCAAGACAATGTGGGATGACTATTTGAAGGCGCAAGGCCGTTTCTCACCTGATCCAGCGAGCGACTTCTACCACAAGTACCCTGAAGATATCGGTCTGGCTAAGAAATACGGGCTTAATGCCATTCGGGTTTCGATTGCTTGGACCCGCATCTTCCCCAAGGGTTACGGTGAACCAAATCAAGCAGGTGTGGCGTACTACCACAAACTGTTCAAGACCGCCATTGATGCCGGCGTGACGCCATACGTCTCACTGCATCACTTCGACGAGCCCAAGACGCTGTTTGATGATGGCGACTGGTTGAACCGCAAGAACATCGATTACTTCGTTGACTACGCGAAGTTCTGCTTCACGGAATTCCCCGAAGTAAAGAACTGGTTCACGATTAACGAACTCATCTCCCTTGCTACTGGTCAGTATATCGTGGGCAACTTCCCACCGAACCACCACTTTGATGTCACGAGTTCAATCCAGGCGCAGCACAATGAGCTGTTAGCCCATGCCCGTGTCGTCAACCTGTACAAGTCTATGCACCTCGATGGTCGCATTGGTTTGATTCACGTTTTGAACCCCGTCTACCCAATCACGGACACACCAGAAAACAAGCATGCGGCTGCGCTGTACGACGCATTCCTTAACCGCTTCTTGCTGGACGGGACGTTCCTGGGTGAATACACGCCCGAGACGATGTCCTTGATCAACGAAATCTTGGACGCAAACGATGCTCATCTGGATATTGAAGATGGTGATATGGCAATTCTAAAGAAGGCGTCGACGCAGAACGACTACTTCGGAATGAATTACTACCAGTCACAGTTTATCCAGGCGTACGACGGTCCTAGTGGTAACCACTTCAATGGGACTGGTAAGAAGGGTTCATCCAGCTTCAGCTTCCACGGCGTTGGCCAGATTGTACCAAACCCTGACGTGCCAACCACTGACTGGGATTGGAACATTTATCCTGAGGGCTTGTACGATTTGCTCAAGCGGATGAAGCGCGAATATCCAAATTGCAAGACCATCTACATTACTGAAAATGGGATGGGCTACAAGGATGAGTTCGACGGCACTGACAAAGTGATTGATGATTCCCCACGGATTGATTTCGTGGATCAGCACGTTGCTGCTGTGCTCAAGGCACGGGATGAAGGGGTCGACGTTCAGGGCTACTTCATCTGGTCGCTGCAGGATCAGTTCTCGTGGGCTAATGGCTACAACAAGCGCTATGGGCTGTTCTACGTCGATTTCAAGACGCAGAAGCGCTACATCAAGAAGAGTGCGGAGTGGTACAAGGAACTTGCCGATACCATGAAGTAA
- a CDS encoding lactose/cellobiose PTS transporter subunit IIB encodes MKHIVKQIEKAQPFFRKVSANIYLMAVRDGFISLMPIIIFSSLFLLVSAVPNIWGFYWPTNVNDSLMKVYNFSMGVLSLMATANVARALSKSLNLRLPKINQVPVQAVMFGAQVAFLLIAVDPFVNKAGVLFFNTGYMGSKGLIAAFLVAFVVPNIYYWCFKHHVTIKLPKEVPGNISSAFANIIPFAFSTTFFWIFDILFRTATKTNLAEWIINSLAPLFTAADGYFGLAIVYGAMAFFWFIGIHGPSIVEPAVTAIYLTNVEANLKIFQAGGHATNILAQGTQYFVATLGGTGATLVITYMFALWAKSKELKAVGRAAAIPVSFGVNEPILFGAPLILNPVFFIPFILTPILNVWLFKFFVDVIGMNGFLYNLPWTTPGPIGLFLGTGFAVKSLFLIVIMLAMDVAVYYPFFKAYDAQKVQEEAAKAAAGVVADGDADDEGDSDVSSSAPVAEAVVAPVAGDVPLELTKDKKELNILVLCAGGGTSGILANALNKMAQDKKLPVEAAAAAYGAHSDILPAMDVVVLAPQMDAMRDTLQVEADHSDVEMITTTGKQYIDLTRHADKALDFIVDTMRKNHKGAQPAGA; translated from the coding sequence ATGAAGCACATAGTTAAACAAATTGAGAAAGCCCAACCGTTCTTCCGTAAGGTCTCAGCAAACATTTACTTGATGGCCGTGCGTGATGGGTTTATCTCTCTCATGCCAATTATCATCTTTTCAAGTTTGTTCTTGCTGGTTTCGGCGGTCCCAAACATTTGGGGCTTCTACTGGCCAACTAATGTCAACGATTCACTCATGAAGGTTTACAACTTCTCCATGGGGGTTCTGTCACTGATGGCAACCGCCAACGTTGCCCGTGCTCTGAGCAAGAGCCTGAACTTACGCTTGCCAAAGATTAATCAGGTCCCAGTTCAAGCCGTCATGTTTGGTGCGCAGGTTGCATTCCTGCTCATCGCGGTTGATCCATTTGTCAACAAAGCGGGTGTCCTGTTCTTCAACACTGGCTACATGGGTTCGAAAGGCTTAATCGCCGCCTTTCTGGTTGCCTTTGTTGTCCCAAACATCTACTACTGGTGCTTCAAGCATCACGTGACCATCAAGTTGCCTAAAGAAGTTCCCGGCAACATTTCATCGGCGTTTGCGAACATTATTCCATTCGCTTTCTCCACAACGTTCTTCTGGATTTTCGATATTCTGTTCCGGACCGCAACCAAGACGAACTTGGCTGAATGGATCATCAATTCACTCGCACCACTGTTCACCGCTGCCGATGGTTACTTCGGCCTAGCGATTGTCTACGGCGCGATGGCGTTCTTCTGGTTCATCGGGATTCATGGCCCTTCAATTGTTGAACCAGCCGTTACCGCGATTTACCTGACCAACGTTGAAGCCAACTTGAAGATCTTCCAAGCCGGCGGTCACGCGACTAACATTCTGGCACAAGGTACTCAGTACTTCGTTGCGACCCTTGGTGGTACTGGTGCGACTCTGGTTATCACTTACATGTTTGCACTTTGGGCTAAGTCAAAGGAACTGAAAGCTGTTGGTCGTGCCGCAGCTATCCCAGTTTCATTCGGTGTCAACGAACCTATTTTGTTCGGTGCACCACTGATTTTGAACCCAGTCTTCTTCATTCCATTTATCCTGACCCCAATCCTGAACGTATGGCTCTTCAAATTCTTTGTTGATGTCATCGGGATGAACGGGTTCCTGTACAACCTGCCATGGACGACACCAGGCCCAATCGGACTGTTCCTCGGGACCGGTTTTGCCGTGAAGTCACTGTTCCTGATTGTCATTATGCTGGCGATGGATGTCGCCGTTTACTACCCATTCTTCAAGGCCTACGATGCACAGAAGGTCCAAGAAGAAGCTGCTAAGGCCGCTGCCGGTGTCGTTGCTGATGGTGACGCTGACGACGAAGGTGACTCCGATGTTTCATCCAGCGCACCTGTTGCCGAAGCTGTTGTTGCACCCGTTGCTGGTGACGTCCCACTGGAACTCACTAAGGATAAGAAGGAATTAAACATTTTGGTACTTTGCGCTGGCGGTGGTACGAGCGGTATTCTCGCCAATGCATTGAACAAGATGGCGCAAGATAAGAAGTTGCCTGTTGAAGCTGCTGCTGCGGCATATGGTGCTCACTCCGATATTCTGCCAGCCATGGACGTTGTTGTTCTGGCACCACAGATGGATGCGATGCGCGACACACTGCAGGTTGAAGCTGATCACAGTGATGTTGAAATGATTACCACAACTGGTAAGCAGTACATCGACTTGACGCGCCATGCTGATAAGGCCCTGGACTTCATCGTTGATACGATGCGGAAGAACCACAAGGGTGCGCAGCCAGCTGGTGCATAG
- a CDS encoding PTS lactose/cellobiose transporter subunit IIA codes for MATKEEISMTGFAIVAYAGDAKTALLKGLDLARKGQFDEARKSVAASTDSINEAHNEQTKLLSKEAGGTDMDVTFIMVHGQDTLMTTMMLKDEVTYFIDEYERIDRIEKQLGIKNEVK; via the coding sequence ATGGCGACTAAAGAAGAAATTTCAATGACTGGATTTGCAATTGTGGCGTACGCCGGTGATGCTAAAACAGCATTGCTCAAGGGTTTGGACCTCGCGCGCAAGGGTCAGTTTGACGAAGCGCGCAAGAGCGTGGCTGCTTCGACCGATTCAATTAATGAAGCACATAACGAACAGACCAAGCTGCTGAGCAAAGAAGCTGGCGGCACCGACATGGATGTCACCTTCATCATGGTCCATGGTCAAGATACCCTGATGACCACCATGATGCTCAAGGACGAGGTCACCTACTTTATCGATGAGTATGAACGGATTGACCGTATCGAGAAACAATTAGGAATTAAAAACGAAGTTAAGTAG
- a CDS encoding PRD domain-containing protein codes for MLVIARALDNNAALVNLDHQRQAVVQGKGIGFNKRSGDVIQANQVEKIFYLDTKESQSNLYFLLKDIPIDIVMTTYEIIDMAKKQFHIQVLDYIYITLSDHIFGAFKRLQAGEYTESMVPDLQGQYPREYEVATRALAIIAANLHADFPQTETRSLALHFINASGDDSEKEEEFKKGPAAEVTSIVLGILNRNGIYRTAKNGNYYDRFMVHLQYLVDRIRHLEEDNTKLAPAVEQQLRDNYPGSYKIGQELFNEIKTKLYPGINDNERLYFIIHIQRLTDEVIQQNK; via the coding sequence ATGTTAGTAATTGCTCGAGCATTAGACAACAACGCAGCCCTCGTCAACCTTGATCATCAGCGGCAAGCCGTTGTTCAGGGTAAGGGAATCGGCTTCAACAAACGAAGCGGCGACGTGATTCAGGCCAATCAGGTCGAAAAGATTTTCTATCTCGATACAAAGGAATCCCAATCAAATCTGTATTTCCTGCTGAAGGATATTCCAATCGACATTGTCATGACAACATACGAAATCATCGATATGGCTAAGAAACAATTTCATATTCAGGTGTTGGACTATATTTACATTACGTTGAGTGACCATATCTTCGGTGCATTTAAACGGCTGCAGGCCGGCGAATACACGGAGAGCATGGTTCCCGACTTGCAAGGACAATATCCGCGCGAGTATGAGGTCGCGACGAGGGCGCTTGCCATCATCGCTGCTAACTTGCACGCAGATTTCCCGCAGACAGAAACTCGCAGCCTGGCGCTGCATTTCATCAATGCGAGCGGGGATGACTCCGAGAAAGAAGAGGAGTTCAAGAAGGGACCGGCGGCGGAAGTCACCAGCATCGTGCTGGGCATCCTGAACCGGAACGGCATCTATCGGACCGCGAAGAATGGCAATTATTATGATCGATTTATGGTACATCTGCAGTATCTCGTTGATCGCATCCGGCATTTAGAGGAAGACAACACGAAACTGGCACCGGCCGTTGAGCAGCAGTTGCGTGATAACTATCCTGGCTCGTACAAGATTGGTCAGGAACTATTCAACGAAATCAAAACCAAGCTGTACCCGGGGATCAACGATAACGAGCGGCTGTACTTCATTATTCACATTCAACGTCTGACAGATGAAGTTATTCAACAAAATAAATAG
- a CDS encoding helix-turn-helix transcriptional regulator, translated as MDNKSSRRALATYMALLNGETITLAKWAEIKAQFEPETVNSDSESVKRSFQRDLTVIRDTMRDADDSRDLVLRDGCYRLVGTADEGQIGTLIAIGHILLASRAFADQDMQRVIQQLGAPLGPEAHVQFQHALATAISKYQGITNGRVVLTNLNLIVSAITRQQALNFQYRVSSGERVSYTAVPLVTAFQDGFFQVAMFDCKTQARRLFRVDRLLMLEVSQTTPDGKVSAAVRRLMRDDYCNQKDCEKTVTVQLETAQPIDTVQNQFPRTRCLNKSATGVHLFEVTDSEAAIHKWVTGQGSRVRVLSP; from the coding sequence ATGGATAATAAAAGTAGTCGGCGGGCACTCGCCACGTATATGGCGTTGCTAAATGGGGAGACGATTACGTTAGCAAAGTGGGCGGAAATCAAGGCCCAGTTTGAACCTGAGACCGTTAATTCAGATTCTGAATCCGTCAAGCGCTCTTTTCAGCGTGACTTGACCGTAATCCGGGATACGATGCGTGATGCGGACGATTCACGTGATTTGGTGCTCCGTGACGGGTGCTATCGTCTGGTTGGCACGGCGGATGAAGGCCAAATTGGTACGCTAATTGCAATTGGCCACATTTTGTTGGCATCTAGGGCATTTGCAGATCAAGATATGCAACGGGTGATTCAGCAATTGGGCGCGCCCCTCGGCCCCGAGGCGCATGTGCAGTTTCAGCATGCACTGGCAACCGCTATCTCGAAATATCAGGGCATCACCAATGGTCGAGTGGTGCTGACAAATCTAAACTTGATTGTGTCAGCAATTACTCGGCAGCAGGCCTTGAACTTCCAGTATCGGGTTAGTTCTGGTGAACGAGTTAGTTATACGGCGGTGCCATTAGTTACTGCATTTCAGGATGGTTTCTTTCAGGTTGCGATGTTTGATTGCAAGACGCAAGCACGACGATTATTCCGGGTTGATCGACTGTTGATGCTTGAGGTTAGTCAAACGACACCTGATGGCAAAGTGTCAGCGGCAGTTCGCCGGCTGATGCGCGATGACTACTGCAATCAAAAGGATTGTGAAAAGACAGTGACCGTGCAACTGGAAACTGCTCAGCCAATTGATACCGTTCAGAATCAGTTTCCACGGACAAGGTGCCTCAACAAATCGGCGACCGGGGTTCACTTGTTTGAAGTGACGGATTCCGAGGCGGCCATTCATAAATGGGTAACTGGTCAAGGCAGCCGGGTGCGAGTCTTGAGTCCGTAG
- a CDS encoding acyltransferase has protein sequence MRQRNYAIDIAKILGCILVVMNHTTLALTQFKGQFSWSWVLAVTVFFIVKIGVPMFILATGALVLTRERTYKYSWRHAGKFAILGLLWSYFYWLILTPGHTWWRFDKFLLAAYQSPTAVHLWYLYMLVAFYLMLPFLSKMITQFKQTDYLWFMTGWLLLGSLPLTIQNCGGPALTGWAHLELFTGFIGFFICGQYIRQYGIPRWLGFIMLILGIASATLMTVLFSMHEGEIWLALDNVMTLPSILAAVGMFVVIYGSFTNVHSPIIEHLSKLTFGVYLVHLALVKPVEHIPAIASAIQSAQGIRLLGIQMGMDVIIFAGALLISQMMYLIPGVKKLIS, from the coding sequence ATGCGACAACGAAATTACGCGATTGATATTGCCAAAATACTCGGCTGTATATTGGTCGTTATGAACCACACGACATTGGCCCTGACCCAATTTAAGGGTCAATTTTCTTGGTCATGGGTACTCGCCGTGACAGTATTCTTCATCGTTAAAATTGGGGTACCGATGTTTATTCTCGCAACGGGTGCCCTCGTGCTCACACGCGAAAGAACCTACAAGTACAGTTGGCGTCACGCCGGTAAGTTCGCAATTTTAGGTTTGCTTTGGAGTTACTTCTACTGGCTCATCCTCACGCCAGGTCACACTTGGTGGCGGTTTGATAAGTTCCTGCTGGCCGCGTACCAAAGCCCGACTGCTGTCCATCTGTGGTACCTCTACATGCTGGTGGCGTTCTACCTGATGCTACCGTTCCTCAGCAAAATGATTACCCAGTTCAAGCAAACTGACTACCTCTGGTTCATGACTGGCTGGTTGTTGCTCGGATCCCTGCCGTTAACCATTCAAAATTGCGGTGGACCAGCGCTCACCGGCTGGGCACATTTAGAGCTTTTCACCGGATTTATTGGGTTCTTCATCTGCGGTCAGTATATTCGGCAATATGGTATTCCGCGGTGGCTCGGCTTCATCATGCTTATTCTTGGCATTGCCAGTGCAACCTTGATGACTGTGCTCTTTAGCATGCATGAGGGCGAAATATGGTTAGCACTAGACAACGTCATGACGCTGCCATCCATCCTCGCCGCGGTCGGAATGTTTGTCGTCATCTACGGTAGTTTTACAAACGTACACAGTCCCATCATTGAGCACCTCTCAAAACTCACATTTGGGGTTTACCTAGTCCACCTCGCCTTAGTCAAACCAGTTGAGCACATTCCCGCCATTGCAAGCGCGATTCAATCAGCACAGGGTATTCGTCTGTTAGGAATCCAGATGGGCATGGATGTGATCATTTTCGCAGGTGCACTTCTTATCAGTCAGATGATGTACTTGATTCCAGGCGTGAAAAAATTAATCAGCTAA